The Anaerolineae bacterium genomic interval AGTCAGGTCACCGCAAAAATTCACCAATTGAACCGGTTTTTCAAAAATGCAGAAGAACTGACGGGTTATGAAATACACATGGGAAAAACAGAATTGCGGAGCGGACAGTATATGTTTGAAATTATTCAAAGGGGAAAAAAACAAACTTCTGCTCCCGAGGGATTCATATCCGAAGATGGCAGAGTCTGGGGAACATACATCCATGGCATTTTCGACAATGACGGCTTTCGTCAGAATTTCATCAAACGGGCAAGACTGACAAAGGGCATATCTGTTCCTTCGGAAGAACATGATTCTTTCAGCTTTCAGGAGTTTAAAGAGACACAATATGACAGGCTGGCTGCGCTTGTCAGAAGGAGTATCAATATGGAAGCTTTTTACAAGATTGCGGGGTTAAGATGAAAGGATTGATCGTGGCAGGCACACATAGTGGCTGTGGTAAAACCACAATAGCCATGGGGTTTATGGCGGCTTTCAGGAAACGAGGAATGAAGGTAGCGCCATTTAAAGTGGGGCCTGACTTCATCGATCCAGGTTTCCATAAGAATACCTGTAACCATTCCTCTCGAAATCTTGATGGCTGGATGCTCTCAAAAGAATATAATAAGGAAGTGTTTTATAAAAACAGTTATGCCTGTGATGTAGCTATTGTTGAAGGCGTAATGGGTCTTTTTGATGGGTATGACGGCAGATCGGAAGCCGGTTCCACTGCCGAGATGGCTAAGTGGCTATCGCTTCCAGTCCTTCTGGTTGTAGACGCCAGGAGTATGTCCCGAAGTGTGGCGGCCATGGTATATGGATTCAAAAACTTTGACAGGGAATTGAAATGGGCAGGAGTTGTCTTGAATCGTCTTGGAAGTAATACTCATCTTCGATTTATTCGTGAAGCTATTGAAGACCATGTTGACATCCCCCTGCTTGGTGGCCTCATCAGGGAAAATTGGTTGAATTTACCGGAAAGGCATCTCGGCCTCGTCACACAGGATGAAACCCCCCTGCAACCCGACTATATTGATCGACTGGCCGACCTGATCGAAAATTCGCTGAATCTGGAGATTCTGCTGGACAACCTGCCTGAACTGAATGTCCGAAAAGTTTCTAAGAAACCTGAATTACACAATAGGTATCCTGTTAAAATCGGAGTTGCCAGAGATGAGGCATTTTGCTTCTATTATCAGGATAATTTTGATCTTCTTAAGCGATACGGCGCTGAATTAGTCTTTTTTTCTCCGCTGCAAGATCGTTCTCTACCGCGAAACATTGACGGGCTCTACCTTGGAGGGGGGTATCCAGAACTCTTTGCAGAAAAATTATCAAAGAATAGAGGTCTCATGGAAGAGATTAAACAACTGGGTAACAACGGTTTCCCCATATATGCCGAATGCGGAGGTTTTATGTATTTAACCGAGGGTATCGAGGATAAATCACTCCGCTTCTATCCAATGGCGGGGATATTTCCTGTAAAGATTATGATGCTTGATCGATTAAAAGCGCTCGGCTATAGAGAGGTTACCCTGAAGGCATCCAATCTCCTCGGAAAGCCTGGAGAGAAAATAAGAGGACATGAATTTCACTATTCAGAGATTAAGGAAATCACCGAAAAAATTGATCCCGTCGTAGATCATAACAGGGTAAACCTTGTTTATCAGCTTAGTGATAGGCCGGGACTGAAAATCCGTGAAGAGGGATACATGAAAAAAAATGTCCTGGGAAGTTATGTTCACCTTCACTTCGGAAGTAATCCACAGATTGCTGAAAATTTTGTTAGATTTCTTTCTGACAATTCCGCTGTCCCGCAACCCCTCTAATGCAACAGAATCGGTTGGTTACAAATCTAAATCCGCCCCATTTTCATTGAGCCATAAGGCATCGCCTTGTGCCAATGCACGTTTATAAGGCTGAGATTATATAGACATTTTATTAAACAGCAGTTCTCGGTAAAGGCGGTTAGAGATCCAATATCTTCTCATCAGTAAGGCCATGAGCAACTTCTATGGTCAGTTCCTAAACTTTAGGCATTTTAGCTCACTTCACTATCAGGTATTTTGTCTGCGTTTTTCAGCCAGACCACGGGCTCACTGTCACTTGGCGCTCTGTAATCACCCCGTGGAGAAAGTGATCCGCCGGAACCGACCTTGGGGCCGTTTGGCATACAGGATCGTTTGAACTGGCTGGTCTTGAAAAATCGAAAGAGATAGACTTTGAGCCAATCTTTAATCTCTCCAATTGTGTATTCGTGTCGTCTGTGTTCCGGTACATCCGGCCAGATGCCTCTCTTTTTGTCTCTCCACGCACAATATTCCATAAAAGCGATTTTGGTGGGAAGATAGCCAAACCGGGTGATATAGAAAATGTTGAAATCCTGAAGTTCGTAAGGACCTATCTCTGTTTCGGTCTTTTGTGCGGGCTGTTTTTCATCTTTGCCTGGAATCAATTCCGGGCTGATTTCCGTTTCAAGAATATTCAGCAAGACATCAGATACCTCCCTGTTAAATTGAGCGGACCGGGCTACCCAGCGGATCAAATATTGAATTAGTGTCTTTGGGACACTTGAGTTCACGTTGTAGTGGGACATATGGTCGCCAACACCATAAGTACACCAACCTAAGGCGAGTTCGCTTAAGTCTCCTGTTCCGATTACCAGCGCATTTCTCAGATTGGCAATTCGAAACAGGTGAGAGGTGCGTTCTCCGGCTTGTACATTTTCAAATGTAATATCGTAAACTTGTTGTCCCTCTGCACAGGGGTGGCCGATATCTCTGAACATCTGCATACAACTGGCTTTAATATCAATTTCGTTTGCTTCCACCCCAAGGGATCTCATTAACCTTACGGCACTGGTGTAAGTTTTGTTTGTTGTTGCAAAACCTGGCATTGTATAGGCCTTGATGTTGGACCGCGGCAAATTTAAAAGATCTATGGCTCGTGCCGCTACGATTAGAGCATGTGTGGAATCAAGCCCGCCCGATATTCCGATCACAACATTTTCGATGCCGGAAGACTTTAATCTTTTTACCAGCCCATGAGCCTGGATGTTATACGCTTCGTAACAATGAAGATCACATTGGGCCGGATCTGCAGGGATATATGGAAATCTCGGGTATTTTCTTGTAAGCAATATCCGGTCGTCGGGAATTTTTATGGGAAAGGAAACCTTACGAAACCTGTCGAGTCTGTCTCTGTGTATCCTGGTGCTCTTACCAAAGCTGGTCAGCCGCATCCTGTCCTGGGCAAGGCGGTCCAGATCTAAATCAGCATAGATGATTTGAGAATTCTGGGAAAATCGTTCCGACTCTGCAAGCAGGTCGCCATTCTCGTAGATCATGGCGTGTCCATCCCAGGCAAGATCGGTACTTGATTCTCCAGTTCCGGCTGCTGTGTAAAGATATGCAGATATACAACGTGCCGACTGATTTGAAGCAAGACTGTGACGGTATTCTGATTTTCCTATAGTTATATTGGAAGCGGAGAGATTTCCTATAACGGTTGCTCCTCTCATTGCTGCAAAACTGGATGGCGGTATGGGAACCCATAGATCTTCACATATCTCTATGAAGAATTTGAAATGCTCGATATTATTCACTTCAAATATAATATTTGCTCCAAAGGGAATATTTTTCTTTCCGCCAAGATTAATCGTTTCAGAAAATGCCTGCTCGGCAGGGCTGAACTGGCGACCCTCGTAAAATTCCCGGTAATTGGGGAGATAGGATTTAACCGCAACCCCGAGGATATTCCCCTGATAGAGGACGATACCGCAGTTAAATAGGAGGGAGTCGACTTCCAGGGGCGCGCCGACAACAAGAATCAGATTTAAACTTTTTGTGGCACTGATAATATATTCAAGAGAGTCAAGTACACTTTGCAGAAGGGCGCTCTGGTGGAACAGGTCTTCATTCGAATAGGCAGAAATACCCAGCTCCGGAAAAAGGGCGAGAACAGCGTTGTTTTTCGCCGCTTTTTTTGCCAGCGTGACTGTGCTTGCGGCATTAAAGGTTGTATCGGCAACT includes:
- a CDS encoding cobyrinate a,c-diamide synthase, producing MKGLIVAGTHSGCGKTTIAMGFMAAFRKRGMKVAPFKVGPDFIDPGFHKNTCNHSSRNLDGWMLSKEYNKEVFYKNSYACDVAIVEGVMGLFDGYDGRSEAGSTAEMAKWLSLPVLLVVDARSMSRSVAAMVYGFKNFDRELKWAGVVLNRLGSNTHLRFIREAIEDHVDIPLLGGLIRENWLNLPERHLGLVTQDETPLQPDYIDRLADLIENSLNLEILLDNLPELNVRKVSKKPELHNRYPVKIGVARDEAFCFYYQDNFDLLKRYGAELVFFSPLQDRSLPRNIDGLYLGGGYPELFAEKLSKNRGLMEEIKQLGNNGFPIYAECGGFMYLTEGIEDKSLRFYPMAGIFPVKIMMLDRLKALGYREVTLKASNLLGKPGEKIRGHEFHYSEIKEITEKIDPVVDHNRVNLVYQLSDRPGLKIREEGYMKKNVLGSYVHLHFGSNPQIAENFVRFLSDNSAVPQPL
- a CDS encoding NAD(+) synthase, with amino-acid sequence MKEFFNLYSHGFVKVAVCIPEVRVADTTFNAASTVTLAKKAAKNNAVLALFPELGISAYSNEDLFHQSALLQSVLDSLEYIISATKSLNLILVVGAPLEVDSLLFNCGIVLYQGNILGVAVKSYLPNYREFYEGRQFSPAEQAFSETINLGGKKNIPFGANIIFEVNNIEHFKFFIEICEDLWVPIPPSSFAAMRGATVIGNLSASNITIGKSEYRHSLASNQSARCISAYLYTAAGTGESSTDLAWDGHAMIYENGDLLAESERFSQNSQIIYADLDLDRLAQDRMRLTSFGKSTRIHRDRLDRFRKVSFPIKIPDDRILLTRKYPRFPYIPADPAQCDLHCYEAYNIQAHGLVKRLKSSGIENVVIGISGGLDSTHALIVAARAIDLLNLPRSNIKAYTMPGFATTNKTYTSAVRLMRSLGVEANEIDIKASCMQMFRDIGHPCAEGQQVYDITFENVQAGERTSHLFRIANLRNALVIGTGDLSELALGWCTYGVGDHMSHYNVNSSVPKTLIQYLIRWVARSAQFNREVSDVLLNILETEISPELIPGKDEKQPAQKTETEIGPYELQDFNIFYITRFGYLPTKIAFMEYCAWRDKKRGIWPDVPEHRRHEYTIGEIKDWLKVYLFRFFKTSQFKRSCMPNGPKVGSGGSLSPRGDYRAPSDSEPVVWLKNADKIPDSEVS